The Synchiropus splendidus isolate RoL2022-P1 chromosome 8, RoL_Sspl_1.0, whole genome shotgun sequence genome has a window encoding:
- the si:ch211-105f12.2 gene encoding RIMS-binding protein 2-like, which produces MEAEALELDVLIYPDEVRLATPEDLREWELETASQVSIPTVRLFVALYPYNPAAMSPNRDTAAEELPFVPGQIIKVFADKDADGFYHGESGGLTGYVPSNMVAEVPVDDDYLKHILMQQGFIPVDRTGMSLTPEVSDVTSVPEDTVVRRMVALFDYDPWESSPNVDSEAEMGFRAGDIIYVLGEMDQDGFYNGDLKGRRGLVPSNFLQPLPWD; this is translated from the exons ATGGAGGCTGAGGCGCTGGAGCTGGACGTGCTGATCTACCCAGACGAAGTCCGGCTGGCCACGCCGGAGGATCTCAGAGAATGGGAGCTGGAGACGGCCAGTCAGGTCTCCATACCCACCGTCAGACTCTTCGTGGCGTTGTACCCGTACAACCCTGCTGCCATGTCGCCCAACAGAGACACGGCTGCTGAGGAGCTGCCGTTTGTACCAGGGCAGATTATCAAG GTGTTTGCAGACAAAGATGCGGACGGTTTTTACCACGGAGAGTCTGGTGGCCTCACCGGTTATGTGCCCAGCAACATGGTGGCTGAGGTCCCAGTGGACGACGACTATCTGAAGCATATCCTCATGCAGCAGGGCTTCATCCCCGTCGACCGCACAG GAATGTCTCTGACACCAGAGGTGAGCGATGTCACCAGCGTTCCCGAGGACACGGTGGTCAGAAGAATGGTGGCCTTATTCGACTACGATCCCTGGGAGAGCTCCCCCAACGTGGACAGTGAA GCGGAGATGGGCTTCCGTGCCGGGGACATCATCTATGTTCTGGGTGAAATGGACCAGGACGGGTTCTACAAT GGGGATCTGAAAGGACGGCGAGGTTTGGTTCCGTCCAACTTCCTGCAGCCGCTACCGTGGGACTAG
- the ywhag2 gene encoding 14-3-3 protein gamma-B, with the protein MVDREQLVQKARLAEQAERYDDMAAAMKSVTELNEALSNEERNLLSVAYKNVVGARRSSWRVISSIEQKTSADGNEKKIEMVRAYREKVEKELEAVCQDVLNLLDNFLIKNCSETQHESKVFYLKMKGDYYRYLAEVATGEKRATVVESSEKAYNEAHEISKEHMQPTHPIRLGLALNYSVFYYEIQNAPEQACHLAKTAFDDAIAELDTLNEDSYKDSTLIMQLLRDNLTLWTSDQQDDEGGEGNN; encoded by the exons atgGTTGATCGCGAGCAGCTGGTGCAGAAAGCCAGGCTGGCTGAGCAGGCAGAGCGATACGATGACATGGCTGCTGCTATGAAATCG GTAACAGAGCTGAACGAGGCCCTGTCCAACGAGGAACGGAACCTCTTGTCCGTGGCTTACAAAAATGTGGTGGGCGCCCGCCGCTCGTCCTGGAGGGTCATCTCCAGTATCGAGCAGAAGACCTCCGCCGACGGCAATGAGAAGAAGATCGAGATGGTGCGAGCCTACAGGGAGAAGGttgagaaggagctggaggccgTGTGCCAGGATGTGCTCAACCTTCTGGATAACTTCTTGATCAAGAACTGCAGCGAGACACAACACGAGAGCAAAGTCTTCTACCTGAAGATGAAGGGCGACTACTATCGCTACCTGGCCGAGGTGGCCACCGGGGAGAAGAGGGCCACGGTGGTGGAGTCGTCGGAGAAGGCCTACAACGAGGCCCACGAGATCAGCAAGGAGCACATGCAGCCCACCCACCCCATCCGCCTGGGCTTAGCTCTCAACTACTCTGTCTTTTACTACGAGATCCAGAACGCCCCGGAGCAGGCCTGTCATCTGGCCAAGACCGCCTTCGACGACGCCATCGCCGAGCTCGACACCCTCAACGAGGACTCCTACAAAGACTCCACTCTCATCATGCAGCTGCTGCGAGACAACTTGACACTGTGGACAAGTGACCAGCAGGATGACGAGGGCGGTGAGGGCAACAATTAA